Proteins from a single region of Sinorhizobium alkalisoli:
- a CDS encoding helix-turn-helix transcriptional regulator, whose amino-acid sequence MNHRTGTEVGVHFGLPHSPCLLARPVRTAGFSVTRLEWRLKGDASRLVSLPPDDAYFLMLYLNDAHHCDVAADGSESDIRRFRQGSACLVDLTHGACIRLFSDLDSLAFHLPRELFREVAEFSDAPKATGLRCRRGEDDAVMHNLGAALLPLFEEQGSSHAPVLQHIAIAICAHLLHAYGDLSGEPGSSTACLSVWQEKAAKDFMIDHFAIRFPMSAAASAVGVSGRKFIEGFKRVTGQTPQQWLMRYRIARAKQYLAECSLALEAIATRCGFTDQTDFTKTFRRVTGITPSAWQARWIPDAEDRAITATSANEGRSVSEP is encoded by the coding sequence ATGAACCATAGGACGGGAACGGAAGTGGGCGTTCATTTCGGTCTGCCACATTCGCCATGTCTTTTGGCGCGACCGGTTCGCACCGCCGGATTTTCCGTCACGCGCTTGGAATGGCGGCTAAAGGGGGATGCGAGCCGCCTGGTATCTTTGCCGCCGGACGACGCTTACTTCCTGATGCTCTACCTTAACGATGCGCACCATTGCGACGTTGCTGCCGATGGCAGCGAAAGCGACATTCGCCGCTTTCGGCAGGGTTCCGCTTGCCTGGTCGATCTGACCCATGGAGCCTGCATCCGCCTTTTCAGCGATCTCGATTCCCTCGCCTTCCATCTGCCGCGAGAGCTTTTTCGAGAAGTCGCCGAGTTCTCAGATGCCCCGAAAGCGACCGGCCTCAGATGCCGGCGGGGAGAGGACGATGCTGTCATGCACAATCTCGGAGCGGCTCTGCTGCCGCTATTCGAGGAGCAAGGGAGCTCCCACGCGCCGGTCTTGCAGCACATAGCAATCGCCATCTGTGCCCACTTGCTTCACGCTTATGGCGATCTTTCCGGTGAACCGGGCTCCAGTACAGCATGCCTCTCGGTCTGGCAGGAGAAGGCCGCCAAGGATTTCATGATCGATCATTTCGCCATTCGCTTCCCGATGTCGGCAGCAGCTTCAGCGGTCGGGGTGTCCGGTCGTAAGTTCATCGAAGGGTTCAAGCGCGTCACGGGCCAGACGCCGCAGCAGTGGCTCATGCGCTATCGAATTGCACGCGCCAAGCAGTATCTCGCCGAATGCAGCCTCGCCCTCGAAGCCATCGCCACCCGATGCGGCTTCACCGACCAGACTGATTTCACCAAGACGTTCCGCCGAGTGACAGGCATCACCCCATCCGCCTGGCAGGCGCGCTGGATCCCTGACGCGGAGGATAGAGCGATTACCGCCACGTCTGCGAATGAGGGGCGCTCTGTATCCGAACCCTGA
- a CDS encoding helix-turn-helix domain-containing protein has translation MGLHEALNAACHGPGPIVKSIACGDVLVTRTYSDRFDLDVAPAIPSTDAFGVIVQLRDFDSHRLWRGGQLVYEGGHVKASLAITDLRDQWQCHHLSPFDNIRFHIPFSRMRAFAEEVGRSEYLALACVQGRIDPVMHGLAQALLPSLDNPDEANPLFLEQINLAMLAHLSQTYGGLHFPADKKGTLASWQERLATEFLAAHFNRPFSIGDLASRCELSRSYFNKAFKESFGRTPSKWLTEYRVARVKELLLQDLPIAEVAISCGFADQSHMTRVFTSLTGETPARFRRKNKPVRMALDRRGD, from the coding sequence ATGGGCCTGCATGAAGCATTGAACGCCGCATGTCATGGGCCGGGCCCGATCGTCAAATCAATTGCTTGCGGCGATGTGCTCGTCACGCGAACGTATTCCGATCGCTTCGATCTGGACGTTGCACCGGCCATCCCGTCCACAGACGCATTTGGCGTCATTGTTCAGCTGCGTGATTTCGACTCCCATCGGCTATGGCGAGGTGGCCAATTGGTCTACGAAGGAGGACACGTCAAGGCGTCGCTTGCGATCACCGACCTTCGCGATCAGTGGCAGTGCCATCATCTGTCGCCGTTCGACAATATCCGCTTCCACATACCGTTTTCCCGCATGCGTGCCTTCGCGGAAGAGGTCGGGCGCAGCGAATACCTGGCGCTCGCTTGCGTCCAGGGCCGCATAGACCCGGTCATGCATGGCCTCGCCCAGGCATTGCTGCCATCGCTCGACAACCCGGATGAGGCCAATCCCCTGTTTCTGGAGCAGATCAATCTCGCCATGCTGGCGCACCTCAGCCAGACCTATGGCGGACTGCACTTTCCGGCCGACAAGAAGGGGACCTTGGCGTCCTGGCAGGAACGGCTCGCTACGGAATTTCTGGCGGCTCATTTCAACAGACCGTTCTCAATCGGAGATCTGGCTTCCCGCTGCGAGTTGTCGCGCAGCTATTTCAACAAGGCTTTCAAGGAGAGCTTTGGGCGTACCCCTTCAAAATGGCTGACCGAATACCGGGTCGCGCGGGTCAAGGAACTATTGTTGCAGGACCTGCCGATAGCGGAGGTCGCTATCAGTTGCGGTTTCGCCGATCAGAGCCACATGACCCGGGTCTTCACAAGTCTGACGGGCGAGACACCGGCGCGCTTTAGACGAAAGAACAAGCCTGTTCGCATGGCCTTGGATCGGCGCGGGGATTGA
- a CDS encoding AraC family transcriptional regulator: MTDVSSIAASGRSHDSLGCSMDRLDDDRTIEGRDMTFYRKRSASAPPARVTTPATGRGYLVGLSAAVGHRRRIFKEHHSTVHDFEQNAVYLRNFADDYRADLSGSFNFMLLEINYSALERIADAADFRNVSELRSVAAHPDPVLGGMLGALFATVDGSADRSALFVDQLSVAIGVHVVQQYGNGRGGAAAGGRRLSSRCQAKIKDLAQSRLNGDLTVEELASACNLSQATFLRAFRETMGKTPYRWLLQQRIEKAVELLQFSQTSLKEIARICGFSDQSHFTRAFVQVMGAAPGAWRRSRQS; the protein is encoded by the coding sequence ATGACGGACGTCTCTTCGATTGCAGCGAGCGGAAGATCTCACGACAGTCTTGGTTGTTCCATGGACAGGCTCGACGATGATCGAACGATCGAGGGTCGCGACATGACCTTTTATCGCAAGAGGTCGGCGTCGGCGCCGCCCGCCAGGGTCACGACACCGGCGACGGGGCGCGGCTATCTGGTCGGCCTTTCGGCAGCAGTCGGACACAGACGCCGCATTTTCAAAGAGCATCATTCGACCGTCCACGATTTCGAGCAGAATGCCGTTTACTTGCGGAATTTCGCCGATGATTATCGCGCTGACCTGAGCGGCTCCTTCAACTTCATGCTGCTTGAAATCAATTACAGCGCACTCGAGCGTATCGCAGATGCGGCCGACTTCAGAAATGTCAGTGAATTGCGCTCCGTTGCCGCGCACCCGGATCCTGTGCTCGGCGGCATGCTGGGCGCCTTGTTTGCGACAGTGGATGGCAGCGCAGACAGGAGCGCCTTGTTTGTCGACCAACTGTCAGTCGCGATCGGGGTTCATGTCGTTCAGCAGTACGGCAACGGCCGCGGTGGTGCGGCCGCCGGCGGGCGCCGGCTTTCCTCGCGTTGCCAGGCAAAGATCAAGGATCTCGCCCAGAGCCGGCTAAATGGTGACCTGACCGTCGAGGAGCTCGCTTCGGCTTGCAATCTGTCGCAGGCGACATTTCTTCGGGCCTTCCGCGAAACCATGGGCAAGACGCCGTATCGATGGCTGTTGCAGCAACGCATCGAAAAGGCCGTAGAATTGCTGCAGTTCTCGCAGACGTCTCTTAAAGAGATCGCTAGGATCTGCGGCTTCTCGGACCAAAGCCACTTCACGCGCGCTTTTGTCCAGGTGATGGGCGCCGCCCCCGGTGCCTGGAGACGTAGCCGGCAGTCCTGA
- a CDS encoding hydrolase, translating into MTATPTPGKLLVSPKDHTLIMIDFQSQMSFATKSIDAVLLRNNAALVAHAAAGFGVSTVLTTVAEKTFSGPMFSEITDAFPEQKLLDRTSMNTWEDAAVIEEVNRIGKKRLVMCGLWTSVCIVGPTLSALDQGFEVYVIADACGDVSDEAHERAMDRMVQAGVRPMTSLQYMLELQRDWARTGTYDMTTGIAKKFGGAYGLGIIYAKSMFGASEGH; encoded by the coding sequence ATGACCGCGACCCCGACTCCCGGCAAACTTCTCGTTTCGCCCAAGGACCACACGCTCATCATGATCGACTTTCAGTCGCAGATGTCCTTTGCAACGAAGTCGATAGATGCGGTTCTATTGCGCAACAATGCGGCGCTCGTCGCGCACGCGGCAGCCGGCTTTGGCGTCTCGACTGTTCTGACGACGGTCGCGGAGAAGACCTTCTCCGGCCCCATGTTCTCCGAGATCACCGACGCCTTCCCTGAGCAGAAGCTGCTCGACCGCACCTCGATGAACACCTGGGAGGATGCGGCGGTGATCGAGGAGGTCAACCGCATCGGTAAGAAGCGCCTTGTGATGTGCGGACTTTGGACCTCCGTCTGCATCGTCGGACCGACACTTTCAGCGCTCGATCAGGGCTTCGAGGTCTATGTGATCGCCGATGCCTGTGGCGATGTTTCCGACGAGGCTCATGAGCGCGCGATGGATCGCATGGTGCAGGCCGGTGTCCGGCCGATGACGTCGCTGCAATACATGCTCGAATTGCAGCGTGACTGGGCGCGCACCGGGACCTACGACATGACCACCGGCATCGCCAAGAAATTCGGTGGCGCCTACGGCCTCGGCATCATCTACGCCAAGAGCATGTTCGGCGCCTCCGAAGGTCACTGA
- a CDS encoding XapX domain-containing protein: MKMYLLSLGAGLLVGIIYSLLNVRSPAPPVIALVGLLGILIGEQAVPLVKRVLSGDPLTVSWFHSRCVPHVFGELPTGADRNGVPDRPSPRELG, from the coding sequence ATGAAAATGTATCTCCTTTCGCTCGGTGCCGGGCTGCTCGTGGGCATCATTTACAGCCTGCTCAATGTTCGCTCCCCCGCGCCGCCGGTGATCGCGCTGGTGGGGCTTTTAGGCATTCTCATCGGCGAGCAGGCGGTGCCGCTCGTCAAACGCGTGCTGTCGGGGGATCCGCTGACGGTTTCGTGGTTCCACAGCCGCTGCGTCCCGCATGTCTTCGGGGAACTGCCGACCGGGGCAGATCGTAATGGTGTGCCCGACCGGCCATCGCCGCGGGAGCTCGGGTGA
- a CDS encoding amidohydrolase, protein MPTRRRFLEAASALAFPGLFTPARAADPTSFSGDESMSADLILHHGLVTTLDRTNPNATAVAIKDGKFLAVGHDHEVMALAGPTTTVIDLKGKRVLPGLNDNHTHVVRGGLNYNMELRWDGVRSLADAMDMLKRQVAITPPPQWVRVVGGFTEHQFAEKRLPTIDEINAVAPDTPVFLLHLYDRALLNGAALRAVGYTKDTPNPPGGEITRDANGNPTGLLLAKPNAGILYSTLAKGPKLPFDYQVNSTRHFMRELNRLGVTSVIDAGGGFQNYPDDYAVIQKLADEGQMTVRLAYNLFTQKPKEEKEDFLKWTSSVKYKQGDDFFRHNGAGEMLVFSAADFEDFREPRPDMPPEMEGQLEEVVRILAENRWPWRLHATYDETISRALDVFEKVNQDIPLSGINWFFDHAETISEQSIDRIAALGGGIAVQHRMAYQGEYFVERYGHGAAEATPPVARMLEKGVKVSAGTDATRVASYNPWVSLSWLVTGKTVGGMQLYPRHNCLDRETALRMWTEKVQWFSNEEGKKGRIEKGQLADLIVASKDYFACAEDEISFLTSELTIVGGKVVYGASDFATYDENPLPPAMPDWSPVRTYRGYAAWGEPEGAGKNSLRRTAISACGCANNCGVHGHDHAGAWSSRLPIADLKGFFGALGCSCWAV, encoded by the coding sequence ATGCCGACCCGCCGCCGCTTTCTGGAGGCAGCGTCTGCCCTGGCATTCCCAGGCCTGTTTACGCCCGCACGGGCGGCCGATCCCACGTCGTTCTCAGGAGACGAGTCAATGAGCGCCGATCTGATCCTGCACCACGGTCTGGTGACCACGCTCGACCGGACGAATCCGAACGCCACCGCCGTCGCCATCAAGGACGGCAAGTTCCTCGCCGTTGGCCATGACCATGAGGTCATGGCGCTTGCCGGACCCACCACGACGGTCATCGACCTTAAGGGCAAGCGAGTCCTGCCCGGTCTCAACGACAACCACACTCACGTCGTGCGCGGCGGCCTGAACTACAACATGGAACTGCGGTGGGACGGTGTGCGCTCGCTTGCCGACGCAATGGACATGCTGAAACGGCAGGTCGCCATTACCCCGCCGCCACAATGGGTGCGCGTGGTTGGCGGCTTCACCGAACATCAGTTCGCCGAAAAGCGGCTGCCGACGATCGACGAGATCAATGCGGTCGCCCCGGACACGCCGGTGTTCCTGTTGCATCTCTACGACCGGGCGCTGCTCAATGGTGCAGCTCTTCGGGCCGTGGGGTATACCAAGGATACGCCCAATCCGCCTGGCGGCGAGATCACCCGCGACGCCAACGGCAACCCGACCGGCCTGCTGCTTGCCAAGCCCAACGCCGGCATTCTCTATTCGACGCTTGCAAAGGGGCCAAAGCTTCCCTTCGACTATCAGGTCAACTCGACCCGCCACTTCATGCGCGAGCTCAATCGCCTCGGGGTCACCAGTGTCATCGATGCGGGCGGCGGCTTCCAGAACTACCCGGACGACTACGCCGTCATCCAGAAGCTTGCCGATGAAGGCCAGATGACGGTGAGGCTGGCCTACAACCTCTTCACCCAGAAGCCGAAAGAGGAGAAGGAGGATTTCCTCAAATGGACTTCTTCGGTCAAATACAAGCAGGGCGATGACTTCTTCCGCCACAACGGCGCCGGCGAGATGCTGGTCTTTTCCGCCGCAGACTTCGAGGACTTCCGCGAGCCGCGCCCGGACATGCCGCCCGAAATGGAAGGCCAGCTCGAGGAGGTGGTTCGAATCCTTGCGGAAAACCGTTGGCCCTGGCGCCTGCACGCCACCTATGACGAGACGATCAGCCGCGCGCTCGACGTTTTCGAAAAGGTCAACCAGGATATCCCGCTTTCCGGCATAAACTGGTTCTTCGACCATGCCGAGACGATCTCCGAACAGTCGATCGACCGGATTGCCGCGCTCGGCGGCGGCATCGCCGTCCAGCATCGCATGGCCTATCAAGGCGAGTACTTCGTCGAGCGTTATGGTCACGGTGCCGCGGAAGCGACGCCACCGGTTGCGCGCATGCTCGAGAAGGGCGTGAAGGTTTCGGCCGGTACGGATGCGACGCGCGTCGCCTCCTATAACCCTTGGGTCTCGCTTTCCTGGCTGGTGACGGGCAAGACCGTCGGCGGCATGCAACTCTATCCGCGCCACAATTGCCTCGACCGGGAAACGGCGCTCCGCATGTGGACCGAAAAGGTGCAGTGGTTCTCAAACGAGGAAGGCAAGAAGGGGCGCATCGAGAAGGGGCAACTCGCCGACCTGATCGTGGCGAGCAAAGACTATTTCGCCTGCGCCGAGGATGAGATTTCATTCCTGACCTCCGAGCTCACGATCGTCGGCGGCAAGGTCGTCTACGGGGCAAGCGACTTTGCGACCTACGATGAAAACCCGCTGCCACCGGCCATGCCGGACTGGTCGCCGGTCAGGACCTATCGCGGCTATGCCGCCTGGGGTGAGCCGGAAGGAGCCGGAAAGAACTCTTTGCGAAGGACCGCGATTTCTGCCTGCGGCTGCGCCAACAATTGCGGCGTGCATGGTCACGACCATGCCGGTGCCTGGTCATCCAGGCTCCCGATTGCCGATCTCAAGGGCTTCTTTGGCGCGCTCGGCTGCTCATGCTGGGCTGTCTGA
- a CDS encoding DoxX family protein — translation MSLSSPENHLTTRFRAGLAGRRILFIGLLALCSAYIQGPLVKIYDFGSALAEMDHFGLHPAPVFAVGVIVFELSMSALVLAGVCRWAAALALALFTLVATFIALRFWELPPGMERSMAMNGFFEHLGLTGAFVLVALYDLSDRPTAPRNAR, via the coding sequence ATGAGCCTGTCTTCCCCCGAGAACCATCTTACCACCCGCTTTCGGGCAGGCCTCGCCGGCAGGCGTATCCTGTTCATCGGCCTGCTGGCGCTCTGCTCGGCCTATATCCAGGGACCGCTCGTCAAGATCTACGATTTTGGCAGCGCGCTCGCCGAAATGGACCATTTCGGCCTCCATCCGGCTCCGGTCTTTGCCGTTGGCGTGATCGTTTTCGAGCTTTCGATGTCCGCCCTCGTCCTTGCAGGAGTCTGTCGCTGGGCGGCCGCGCTGGCGCTTGCTCTCTTCACGCTCGTTGCGACCTTCATCGCACTTCGCTTCTGGGAGTTGCCGCCGGGCATGGAGCGGTCGATGGCGATGAACGGCTTTTTCGAGCATCTCGGCCTCACCGGCGCCTTCGTGCTGGTCGCCCTCTATGATCTGAGCGATCGCCCAACGGCACCGAGGAACGCGAGATGA
- a CDS encoding MFS transporter — MSAAAVEATGSFAPLRQKVFAVLWAATIIGNTGSFIRDVASSWLVTDLSATPAAVSLVQAAATLPIFLLAIPAGVLSDILDRRKFLIAVQLLLAAASLCLLFLSATGLQSVTSLVALTFVGGIGAALVAPTWQAIVPELVPRQDVKGAVALNSLGINISRAIGPALGGMLLAWFGAAVTYGVDVITYVFVVAALLWWPRETPEDDVLAERFFGAFRAGLRYARASRELHVVLLRAAMFFAFASAIWALLPLIARALLGGGASFYGILLGAVGAGAIGGALVMPRLRAHLDADGLLLISAVLTAAVMALLSFAPPQWAAFGALLVCGAAWITALTTLNSTAQSILPNWVRGRSLAVYLTVFNGAMTGGSLIWGAVAEAIGVPLTLLVSAGGLLFVGLAFHAVKLPKGEADLIASNHWPEPLAQEPVERDRGPVMVLIEYTIDRKDRPDFLKMLTRLSHERRRDGAYGWGVTEDAAEPARIVEWFMVESWAEHLRQHRRVSKADADTQQEVLRYHRGQEAPVVRHLLAIGPPRDKSR; from the coding sequence ATGAGCGCGGCGGCCGTCGAGGCGACGGGCAGTTTCGCTCCGCTGCGGCAGAAGGTCTTCGCGGTGCTGTGGGCGGCGACGATCATCGGCAATACCGGCAGCTTCATTCGTGACGTGGCCAGTTCCTGGCTCGTGACCGATCTTTCGGCGACGCCCGCCGCCGTTTCCCTGGTACAGGCCGCCGCGACGCTGCCCATCTTCCTGCTCGCCATTCCGGCCGGCGTACTCTCCGATATTCTCGACCGGCGCAAGTTCCTGATCGCAGTTCAATTGCTTCTCGCCGCTGCGAGCCTCTGCCTCCTCTTTCTCTCCGCCACGGGGCTGCAGTCCGTCACTTCGCTCGTCGCCCTCACCTTCGTTGGCGGCATCGGAGCCGCTCTGGTCGCACCGACATGGCAGGCGATCGTCCCGGAGCTCGTACCCAGGCAGGACGTCAAGGGTGCGGTGGCCCTGAATTCGCTCGGCATCAACATTTCGCGCGCCATCGGCCCGGCGCTTGGGGGCATGCTGCTCGCCTGGTTCGGTGCCGCCGTTACCTATGGCGTGGACGTCATCACCTATGTCTTCGTGGTTGCGGCACTTTTGTGGTGGCCGCGCGAAACGCCGGAGGACGATGTTCTCGCCGAACGGTTTTTCGGTGCCTTCAGGGCGGGATTGCGCTATGCCCGGGCGAGCAGAGAACTGCATGTCGTCCTGCTGCGGGCAGCCATGTTCTTTGCGTTTGCAAGCGCAATCTGGGCTCTTCTGCCGCTTATTGCCCGCGCGCTTCTTGGCGGCGGGGCCAGCTTCTACGGCATCCTGCTCGGCGCCGTTGGCGCCGGCGCTATCGGCGGCGCGCTGGTGATGCCGCGGTTGCGCGCCCACCTCGATGCCGACGGTCTCTTGTTGATTTCGGCGGTTCTGACCGCCGCGGTTATGGCCCTACTCTCATTTGCCCCGCCGCAATGGGCTGCCTTCGGCGCGCTGCTCGTTTGCGGCGCCGCTTGGATCACGGCGCTGACGACGCTCAACAGCACGGCGCAGTCAATTCTCCCGAACTGGGTGCGGGGGCGCTCGCTCGCCGTTTACCTGACGGTCTTCAATGGCGCGATGACCGGCGGAAGTCTCATCTGGGGAGCTGTTGCAGAAGCGATCGGTGTGCCCCTGACGCTCCTAGTCTCGGCCGGCGGCCTCCTTTTCGTCGGCCTGGCTTTTCACGCCGTGAAGCTCCCGAAGGGCGAGGCCGACCTCATCGCCTCCAATCACTGGCCCGAACCCCTGGCGCAGGAGCCGGTCGAACGCGACCGGGGGCCGGTGATGGTGCTGATCGAATACACGATCGACAGGAAGGACCGCCCCGATTTCCTGAAGATGCTTACGCGACTCTCACACGAACGGCGCCGCGACGGTGCCTATGGCTGGGGCGTCACCGAGGATGCGGCCGAGCCCGCCCGGATTGTCGAATGGTTCATGGTCGAATCCTGGGCCGAGCATCTGCGTCAGCACAGGCGCGTTTCGAAGGCCGACGCGGATACTCAGCAGGAGGTCCTGCGCTACCACAGGGGTCAGGAAGCGCCGGTGGTGCGCCACCTTCTGGCGATCGGCCCGCCTCGTGACAAAAGCCGTTGA
- a CDS encoding alpha/beta fold hydrolase produces MTQNFIKTEDGVEIFYKDWGSGQPIVFHHGWPLSSDDWDAQMLYFLSKGYRVIAHDRRGHGRSTQVSDGHDIAHYAADVAALATELDLRDAIHIGHSTGGGEALAYVARHGAGRVAKLVMVGAVPPIMLKTEAYPGGLPIEVFDGLRAQLAANRAQFFHDLPSGPFYGFNRPNAQVSTGVIQNWWRQGMMGSAKAHYDGIKAFSETDFTEDLKKVDVPTLVMHGDDDQIVPIDSSARLAVKLLKNGTLKVYDGYSHGMLTTHADVINPDLLEFISA; encoded by the coding sequence ATGACCCAGAACTTCATCAAGACCGAAGACGGCGTCGAGATCTTCTACAAGGACTGGGGCTCGGGCCAGCCGATCGTATTCCACCACGGCTGGCCGCTTTCCTCGGACGATTGGGACGCGCAGATGCTGTACTTCCTGAGCAAGGGTTATCGCGTAATTGCTCACGACCGCCGTGGCCACGGTCGCTCGACCCAGGTCAGCGACGGTCACGACATCGCTCATTACGCGGCGGATGTCGCCGCGCTCGCGACAGAACTCGATCTACGCGATGCCATCCACATCGGCCACTCCACCGGCGGCGGCGAGGCTCTGGCCTATGTCGCGCGCCATGGTGCTGGCCGTGTCGCCAAGCTCGTCATGGTCGGCGCGGTGCCGCCAATCATGCTCAAGACGGAGGCTTACCCCGGCGGGCTTCCGATCGAGGTGTTCGACGGTCTTCGCGCTCAACTCGCGGCAAACCGCGCCCAGTTCTTCCACGATCTGCCCAGCGGGCCGTTCTATGGTTTCAACCGCCCCAATGCGCAGGTCTCGACCGGCGTGATCCAGAACTGGTGGCGGCAAGGCATGATGGGCAGCGCCAAGGCCCACTATGACGGCATCAAGGCATTCTCGGAAACCGATTTTACCGAGGACCTCAAGAAGGTCGACGTGCCGACGCTGGTCATGCACGGTGACGACGACCAGATCGTGCCGATCGACAGTTCCGCGCGGCTCGCCGTGAAGCTCCTGAAAAACGGGACGCTGAAAGTCTACGACGGCTACTCGCATGGCATGCTGACGACGCATGCCGATGTGATCAATCCGGATCTGCTTGAGTTCATCAGCGCCTGA
- a CDS encoding LysR family transcriptional regulator translates to MNTDDVLVFIAAVAGGSLAAAARRLGLTPMVASRRLAALEATLGVRLLHRTTRSLSLTPEGETFLPFAQALIENEAAAMARLRSESLGAAGLLRVSVPISFGLKFVMPFVPSLLQENPELRISVDLTDSLPDLVATGADLAIRIARLRDSSLIAQKLAANLRMLVASPDYVARRGKPRLVAELADHDCLALGAATHWTFRAPDGDRHARLNVRLACSSIAGCHAASLAGGGVALLSNWYAEEDIAAGRLVRINLDDARPEPINIWAVYPTTQLVLPKVRVFIAALRAAMEDAGIRNTAE, encoded by the coding sequence ATGAATACAGATGACGTTCTCGTCTTCATCGCCGCCGTCGCCGGCGGAAGCCTGGCTGCAGCGGCGCGGCGCCTCGGCCTGACGCCCATGGTGGCGTCCCGGCGGCTTGCCGCGCTGGAGGCGACGCTCGGCGTGCGACTTCTGCACCGCACGACGCGCTCACTATCGCTCACACCGGAAGGCGAGACTTTTCTGCCCTTCGCGCAGGCGCTGATCGAAAACGAGGCGGCGGCCATGGCGCGTCTGCGCTCGGAAAGCCTCGGGGCGGCTGGATTGCTGCGCGTGTCCGTGCCGATCTCCTTCGGCCTGAAATTTGTCATGCCCTTCGTGCCGTCGCTGCTGCAGGAAAATCCCGAGCTGCGCATTTCCGTCGACCTCACCGACAGCCTGCCCGACCTTGTTGCCACCGGAGCGGATCTCGCCATCCGCATCGCGCGGCTGCGCGACAGCAGCCTGATTGCCCAGAAGCTCGCCGCCAATCTGCGCATGCTGGTCGCAAGTCCGGACTACGTGGCACGACGCGGCAAGCCACGCCTAGTCGCCGAGCTTGCCGACCACGATTGCCTGGCGCTCGGCGCCGCAACCCACTGGACGTTTCGCGCGCCGGATGGCGACCGGCATGCACGGCTGAACGTCCGCCTCGCCTGCAGCAGCATTGCCGGTTGCCATGCCGCAAGCCTGGCCGGCGGCGGCGTGGCTCTGCTCTCCAACTGGTATGCCGAGGAAGACATCGCCGCCGGTCGGCTGGTGCGCATCAATCTCGACGATGCAAGACCCGAGCCGATCAATATCTGGGCAGTCTATCCGACGACGCAACTGGTCCTACCGAAGGTGCGCGTCTTCATCGCGGCACTTCGCGCGGCCATGGAGGATGCTGGAATCCGCAACACGGCGGAATGA
- a CDS encoding MFS transporter: MNTSRADGKTVSQGLSKAALFAMATASGIAVANIYYNQPMLGIIENEFGHQPITGYIPTATQLGYALGLLFLLPLGDIVHRRKLIISQFIILAGALAIAAIAPTAWALVAASLIVGASATVAQQIVPFAATLAAPEQRGSTIGTVMAGVLSGILFSRTLSGFVGAHAGWREMFWIGVPLALVAAVLMVLTLPDHHPASRMHYRTALVSLGHLWKRERALRTAALMQAALFGSFTAFWSILALYLETPQFNLGSDVAGLFGIVGAVGIVAAPLAGRIADRRGPHFVVWLGSVLTIVAWAIFGAWASLAALVIGVTVLDFGIQSALVSNQHIVYALDPEAKSRLNTIFMTAMFLGGATGAALATLTWGSAGWLGVSMLGGLLAVVALIVRLLDHRASRPVAAVGH; this comes from the coding sequence ATGAACACGTCGAGAGCGGACGGCAAAACGGTGAGCCAAGGGCTCAGCAAGGCCGCGCTCTTTGCAATGGCGACGGCGAGCGGCATTGCCGTTGCCAATATCTATTATAACCAGCCGATGCTCGGCATAATCGAGAATGAATTCGGCCACCAGCCGATCACCGGCTACATCCCGACAGCGACGCAGCTCGGCTATGCGCTCGGACTGCTGTTCCTCCTGCCGCTTGGCGATATCGTGCATCGCCGCAAGCTCATCATCAGCCAGTTCATCATCCTTGCGGGGGCGCTGGCGATTGCGGCGATCGCGCCGACCGCCTGGGCGCTGGTCGCGGCCTCGCTGATCGTCGGTGCAAGCGCGACGGTTGCCCAGCAGATCGTACCCTTTGCCGCGACGCTCGCCGCACCCGAACAGCGCGGCTCGACTATCGGCACGGTCATGGCCGGCGTGCTGTCGGGCATCCTGTTCAGCCGCACGCTGTCGGGCTTTGTCGGCGCCCATGCAGGCTGGCGCGAAATGTTCTGGATCGGGGTGCCGCTGGCTCTCGTGGCTGCCGTGCTGATGGTGTTGACCCTGCCGGATCATCACCCGGCATCGCGCATGCACTATCGCACAGCGCTTGTCTCGCTCGGCCATCTGTGGAAGCGGGAGCGGGCACTGCGCACGGCAGCGCTGATGCAGGCCGCGCTTTTCGGCTCGTTCACAGCCTTCTGGTCGATCCTTGCGCTCTATCTGGAAACGCCGCAATTCAACCTCGGCTCTGATGTTGCCGGCCTGTTCGGCATTGTCGGTGCGGTGGGCATCGTTGCGGCTCCGCTTGCCGGCAGGATCGCCGACCGTCGCGGCCCGCATTTCGTCGTCTGGCTCGGCTCCGTCCTGACCATCGTCGCCTGGGCGATCTTCGGGGCATGGGCTTCGCTGGCCGCACTGGTCATCGGCGTGACCGTTCTCGATTTCGGTATCCAGAGCGCGCTCGTTTCCAACCAGCACATCGTCTATGCGCTCGATCCGGAAGCAAAGAGCCGGCTGAACACGATCTTCATGACGGCGATGTTCCTGGGCGGTGCGACCGGTGCCGCGCTTGCCACCCTGACCTGGGGCTCGGCCGGCTGGCTCGGCGTCAGCATGCTCGGCGGGCTGCTCGCCGTCGTTGCCTTGATCGTCCGATTGCTCGATCATCGCGCAAGCCGGCCGGTGGCGGCAGTCGGGCACTAA